The DNA window AATGTACTCAACTGCTTTTTGCATACGATGGATGTTAAAAGCATCCAGTAGGCTTGGGCAGCTTATCCTGCATAACACGCTAGACGTTGGAAGCATCTAGTGGGTGTAGGCAGCTCATCTTGCATGCGCTAGACGTTGGAAGCATCTAGTTGGCTTTAAGCAGGTCACCTTGCATAACCTAGATGTTAAAAGCATCTAATTATCTTAGGCTGTTTGCTTATCTCTCCGCCGACACCAAATTTAAAAAAAGTGAGATTTTTATTCAAGCGGATTTATTTAATTATGGCCTATTGATCACAACTTAAATTCATTAATTATTTTAGATCTTAAAAGGGAGGTAAATATCATATTAATTAAGACGATTTTATGTTTATCTAATGGTTTTTTTGTTATTTTTTTCTATTATCTTGTTAAGTTTTGTGTGAAGGTTAATATAAAGCATTAAAGTGGTTTTTGGAACAAATGTTATCACTAATTTGTTCTGATACTTTATTTTTTGTTAGAACAGTTGGGCTGAATGGTTGAGAGAGTTTATTTTATTCGTTAGTCTTTTAAGTTTTATAATTGTAGTGTGAGATATTTTGAGTCTTATGTTGGATGAAAGTACTTATTCAAAAAATGTCTATCCTAATAAAATATGGGTGCTACTTTTCGTAACACCCATATTTTTAATTTATTGAGGCCACTTCATTTCGCCTTTTAACACTTTGGCACTTAATTCAAGACTGGATTCATCAGCAAGATTTGGGTAATGTTTTTTCATTGCTGAAATTAATGCTTCTGAATCTTTTGCTTTTGGTAATTCTTTTTCCAGTGTTGTCAGATAATTTTGGGTAAAATTTACTGATTCCAATGTCATTGATGAATTCCCCAGATAATGACCGGGAACCACAGTTTCAGGTTTCAAGCTTTTGATTCGCTCTAATGTCTGCATCCAGTGCTGGCGTGATGATTTAGTCTGAGTATCAGCAATCCATACATGGATGTTGTCAGAAACAGTTACACCTCCAACAACCGCTTTTAATTTCGGGATCCATACAAAAGTACGGTCTGCGGCAGGGCCATCTAAGCCTTCAACAATCAGTTTCTCACCATCTACGGTAAAGGTATTTCCTTTCAATGGCTCAGGCACAATAATTTTCTTGGGTGCTTGATCTTGTAGGATGCCTCCCCAATAGATCAGTTTACCATCTTTGGTTTCTTTGATAGCTTTAATCGTTTCAGGTGAGGCGATCACTTTGGCATCAGGGAAAGCTTCAGTGATCACATCAAGGCCGAAATAAAAATCAGGGTCAGATTGGCTGATGTAGATTGTTGTCAGTTTTTTACCGGTCTTCTGGATCATTTTGACCAGTTCTTGAGCGTCGCTTTTTTTGAATTGTGCATCGATCAGTACAACTTCATGTTTGCCACTGATGATTTCAGAAGAGACCGGGAAAATGCCGGCTTCGCCCGGATTGTAGACATCTAACTTAAGATCGGCAGCTTGAGCGAATGTCCCCATTCCCAGAGAGAGTGTTGCAGCCAGAACAGTATTTCGTATTGTTTTATGAGCCATAATCGAATTCCTATATACAAAAATGCTTATTTGCTTGAGTGACTCGTATAATAGATTGCATATTTCGATTTAAAAATCCCATAACTGGCAATTATTTGTTGCATATATCGAGCTAATCAACTTGGAGATACAGAGACAAGATGGACAGGATCACCGCAGCACAGGTTTTTGTCACAATTGTTGAACAGGGCAGTTTGAGTGCAGCAGCAGATCGGCTTGATATGTCACGGGCAATGGTGTCACGTTATCTATCTGAAATGGAAAGATGGGCAGAAGTTCGTCTTCTGCATCGCACAACGCGCAATATAAGTCTGACTTCAGCGGGAGAGCAGGCTTATCAGCGTAGTCTTAAATTAATGAAGTTAGCGGAAGCGATGCCGGCTCAGCAATCGGCAGAGGCTCATACCCTGAAAGGACTATTAAGGGTAGGTTGTTCTTAATCGTTGGGAGTCAGTGCGCTGTCTGTGGCGATTCCTGAATTTATGCGGAAGTATCCTCAGGTTGCTGTTAATCTGCAAGTCAATAATAAAGTCATTAAATTGGTTGAAGAACGCATTGATTTGGCAATCCGCATTACCAATAATCTGGAGCCGAATTTGATTGCTCGTCCGCTATCGACTTGTCATTCTGTTGTTTGTGCTGCTCCTTCTTATTTAGATGGAAAAATAATCCCGCAAAAACCCGCCGATCTGGCAGAACATAATTGTTTGACATATAACTTTTTTGGCAAAAGCTTATGGCTGTTCGAAAAACAGCATCAGCAGTATTCAGTTCCTGTCAACGGTACGTTAAGTGCCAATGAATCAACGGTGCTTATGGAAGCCACCTTGCAGGGAGCCGGTATCGCTATGCAACCCTATTATTCCGTCTCACCTTACTTAAAATCCGGCCAGTTGATTGAGCTATTACCTGATTATCAACCTCAGGCAATGGGAATTTACGGTATTTATGTCAGCCGTCAAAATATGCCCGCCACTTTACGGGCATTGTTGGATTTTCTGGTTGAATGGTTTGCATCTTCTCCCCACTGGCAACAATTAATGTTGAAAAGCTAATGCTAATTTTTGTGGAAATAGCTCAGCCTGCTGTTTTAGATGAGTAATAAATATTGCGACGGGCTCTGAAGATGGGCGATGAATAGGTTTAATTAAGCTGACTGTGAACGGAATTTCGATACTGAATGGTCGTATGCAGAGCCCGGTATTTTTATCCAGATAATCCAGTGCTGTCAGTGGGTTGACAATCGATATACCAATACCTTCCCTGATCATGGCACATACTGATGCCGCACTGTGAGTTTCCATGATCATTTTGCGTGAGACCTGGTGCTTGTTAAATATCGCATCAATCAGTTGTCTGTAGCTATCTGTAATAGAAAGGCTGATAAACGGCTGTCCATGAAAATCTTCTGGTTCTAGTCGCGATTTTTGCGTGAGTGGGTGGTTGGCAGGCAAAACACAAACTTCATTCAATGTCATCAACGTCTCACGTTCGGTTCCTGCGGGTATCTGCATGTGTTCAGTCAAACCGAGATCGTAGCGTTGTGCTGAAAGCCATTCTTCCAGTAGTGGAGATTCTTGTGGAATGATTGTCAGTTGCGCATCAGGGTAGGATTGGATAAAGCTATGACAGGCTTTAGGCAGTAAGGATTGGGAGAATACTGGCAAACAGGTAATGGATAATTGGGCATATTCAAACTGGCGGATACAATCTGCCGTATTGAGTATTCTTTCCAGCCCGTAATAGGAACGCTGTACCTCTTCAAATAGTCTTATTCCTTGTGCCGTTGGGAATAAACGTCCTTTTATCCTATCGAACAACTTAAATTTCAGTAATTGTTCAAAGCGTGCCAGTTCACGGCTCACCGTTGGTTGTGAGGTTTTCAATAAAATCGCTGCATCAGTCAGATTCTTGGTGGTCATGACTGCATGAAAAATCTCTATATGTCGCCATGAACAGACGTGCATAACCGTCCCCCCTTTTTATAACGATATCGTAGATGAATAGATGATAGTAAAAAGGATATTTTTATTCCTGTCTTATTGGTGTCAATAATGAAGCATTTGCTGACTTATGAGAAAACTCCAATGACAAAACTAACTCTTACCGTTTCTTTAGGTAATAATTTTACACCAGAGAACCTCTTTAGCCTGCCCGCTGTTTATGGAACACCATTGTGGATCTATGACAGCGCTATCATTATCAAGCAAATCGAACAGTTAAAACAGTTTGATGTTATTCGTTTTGCACAGAAAGCCTGTTCCAATACTCATATTCTGCGTCTGATGAGAAAACAAGGTGTTAAAGTGGATTCTGTGTCATTAGGAGAAATTGAACGTGCGCTTCATGCCGGATTTCAGCCAGGACGAGATAAATCAGAAATCGTATTCACTGCTGATTTGATTAATGAAGAGACGTTGGATCGTGTAATTGAGTTAGATATACCCGTTAATACAGGCTCTATCGATATGCTGGAGCAGATTGGTCAGCGTCAGTCAGGCCATCCGGTTTGGCTGCGCATCAATCCGGGATTCGGTCATGGTCATAGCCAGAAAACCAATACCGGGGGTGAAAATAGTAAACATGGGATCTGGTTTCAGGATTTGCCTTTAGCTGTTGAGAAAGTTCGCCAATATAAACTGAACTTAGTGGGTTTGCATATGCATATTGGTTCAGGGGTTGATTACCAACATCTTGCTAATGTCTGTGATGCTATGGTGGAACAGGTTGTATTGTGCGGGGTGGATATTCAGGCCATTTCAGCAGGAGGAGGGTTATCCATCCCCTATAAAATTGGTGAAGAAGTTGTAGATACTGACCATTATTACAGTTTATGGCATGAAGCACGCCAACGTATTGAGCAGCATTTGGGGCATCAGATTGAGCTGGAAATTGAACCCGGCCGTTTTTTGGTTGCTGAAGCCGGGATTTTGATGGCAGAAGTACGGGCGGTAAAGTCTATGGGAAGTCGCCATTATGTGCTGGCAGATGCAGGTTTCAATGACTTGATGCGGCCAGCAATGTATGGCAGTTATCACCATATTTCTGTGTTATCTGGAAATAAGCAAAAGAGTGAAAGTGAGAGCAGTGAGAGGGCAAACTTACAGGAAACGTTGGTGGCAGGGCCATTATGTGAATCGGGAGATGTCTTTACTCAGTTGGAAGGGGGGGAGGTTATTCCCCGTATGTTGCCTGATGTTTATGTCGGGGATTATCTGATTTTCCATGATACCGGTGCTTACGGTGCATCTATGTCCTCAAATTATAATAGTCGGCCTCTGATCCCTGAAGTATTGTTGGTTGATGGTGAACCTCGTTTAATTCGACGTCGGCAGACAATACAAGAATTGTTGTCACTGGAAGAAACGTAAAAATATGGGGGCATAAAGCCCCCATATTTTTTTCATTACTTATTATTATCTGTACCATTCCAGCATCAGGCTGCTTCAGTCTGTTGCTGATTTTTAGACTTTTTTGTTGCATCGGGGACAGCAAATGCATCTGCTTCGAATTCATCAACATTGATTGAACGCAGTCTGCTGACTTCTGCACGTTTCAGGATATCAGCTTCTTCCTTAGTGATCTTATTATCCGCTAATGCTTTTTCAGCCAACTGATCCAGACGTGTGAAACTCAGGTTTTTACCTGCTTCACGGCTCAGACGAGCGTGAACAGGTTCTGCGGCAATAATGTCATGCAGTGCTTCTTCCAATAATCCATGAGGATTATGCTCACTTGGTGTCAGGTATTGCCCACGCCCAATCCGGTCACGAGTTGCGGATGGTGTTTGTAGTATCTGTGCCAGTTTGTGATCCAATTTATCGGATGGTGCAATATGTGAGCGACCTAACGGGAAGATGATAACTCGCATTAAACCGGCAACCAGACGATTTGGGAAGTTACGTAGCAAATCGCTCAGGGCTTGTTCTGCCTGATACAAGGCATCCTCTACAGCCCATTGAACCAGTGGTAAATCTTCTTTCTGGCGACCTTCATCTTCGTAACGTTTTAAGGTCGCTGTTGCCAGGAAAAGTTGACTCAGAATATCTCCTAAACGGGCAGAGATGCGTTCACGACGTTTCAAACTGCCGCCCAATATCCCCATGGAAACATCAGACATTAAGGCAAGGTTTGCACTCAGTCGATTGATGTGCTGATAGTAACGGCGCGTTGCATCATTGACTGGGGCATTGCTGGTCCTGCCATTGGTAATACCTAGCCACAGGCTGCGCAATGTATTACTGGCAACGTGTCCTAAGTGACCGAACAATGCTTTATCAAACGCTTTGACATCATTGTCTTCTGCTGCGGCTATTTCAGCCAGGACATAAGGATGGCAGCGGATTGCACCTTGACCAAAGATAATCATGCTACGGGTCAGAATGTTCGCACCTTCTACGGTAATAGCGATAGGTGCACCTTGATAACCACGAGCCAGGAAGTTGGATGGACCGAGACAGATACCTTTACCACCAGCAATATCCATCGCATCAATAATGGAACGCTGTCCTCTGTGGGTACAGTGATATTTCACGATAGCAGACAGAACGGCAGGTTTTTCGCCCAGCATAATGCCGCTTGTGATCATTGTTGCCGCAGCATCCATCAGGTAAGAGTTACCCGCGATGCGGGCCAGTGGCTCTTCAATACCTTCCATTTTGCCGATAGGCAGTTTGAATTGACGGCGAATATAAGAGTAAGCACCGATAGCCATAGCTGCGCTTTTCAAGCCGCCGGTTGCATTGGATGGCAGGGTAATACCACGACCAACAGACAGACACTCAACCAGCATACGCCAGCCTTGTCCTGCCATTTTGGTTCCACCAATGATGTAATCGATGGGAACGAAAATATCTTTACCGCGGGTTGGACCATTCTGGAATGGAATATTCAGAGGGAAATGACGATGACCGATTTCAACACCTGGGGTATTTGTTGGGATCAGGGCACAGGTTATACCCAGTGATTCAGTCTCACCCAATAAGTGATCCGGGTCATACAGTTTGAATGCCAGGCCCAATACAGTTGCGATAGGAGCAAGAGTAATATAACGCTTGTTCCAGTTCAGGCGCATACCGAGTACTTGTTCGCCTTGCCATTCGCCCATACAGACGACACCAGTATCAGGAATTGCCCCTGCATCTGAACCCGCTTCCGGGCTGGTCAAAGCAAAACAAGGGATCTCCTCACCACGGGCGAGGCCGGGAAGATAACGTTTTTTCTGCTCATCTGTACCGTAGTGTTGCAACAGTTCTCCGGGTCCCAATGAGTTAGGTACACCAACAGTTATCGCCAGAATACCGGAGACACCTGCCAGTTTTTGCAGAACTTGTGATTGAGCGTAAGCTGAGAATTCCAGACCGCCGTATTCTTTTTTGATGATCATGGCAAAGAAACGGTGTTCTTTCAGATAGACCCACAGCTCTGGAGGTAAATCAGCTAATTCATGGCTGATTTGGAAATCATTTGCCATACGGCAGGCTTCTTCCACGGGGCCATTGATGAATGCTTGTTCTTCAGCGGTTAACTGTGGTTTTGGATAGTTATGTAATTTATTCCAGTCAGGGTTACCGCGGAACAGATCACCTTCCCACCATGTTGTACCAGCATCAATCGCTTCTTTCTCTGTACTGGACATACTTGGCATAACCTTGCGGAATGCTTTCAAACCAGGCGCAGAGAATAGAGAGATACGAGTTGGAGTGAAGACAAGAGGGAACAGGATAATAGCGAGTGGTAACAGCAACCAATAGCTCCAAAGGCCCGTAACCCCCATGATGAATGTATAGGCAATAAGCAGTAAGCTGCTGGCAGTCAGGCTGACTTTGCGGTAACAAAGCCCTCCAATCAAGACTAAAAACAAAATAATGCTGAGGACGGTCATAGTAAAACTCCTGTAAATCTCAGGTTGAGTCGTCAGAGGTCTGACCTGTTGTGATGTCCTTCTCTTTTAGATGAGAAAGAGACAATTATCAATATTTTTACATCTTAATTACAATGTGGCTCACAAAGTCATTGAAGTTTTTGGTGGGGGAATTTCTTAGCCATGTGATGGTATCTTCTTTCAGGGGGTGGAATCCGTTACACTGGGTAACTGTTATTATTAATCTCGCAGACCTTTCCTTTCAGGAGTATGAGTCCCATGTATCAAGATCTGATCCGCAGTGAGTTATCCGAAGCCGCAGAGACGCTGGCTAATTTCCTCAACGATAATACAAATATTGAGGCCATTCAAAAAGCGGCCGTTTTGTTGGCTGATTCATTTAAGGCAGGAGGAAAAGTGCTTTCGTGTGGTAATGGAGGTTCACACTGTGATGCTATGCATTTTGCGGAAGAGTTGACAGGCCGTTATCGCGAAAATCGTCCGGGATATCCTGGTATCGCTATTTCTGATCCTAGCCATTTATCCTGTGTTAGCAATGACTTTGGCTATGATTATGTGTTTTCCCGTTATATTGAGGCCGTTGGTCAGAAGGGGGATGTCTTGCTCGGAATTTCGACTTCGGGCAATTCCGGTAATATTATTAAGGCAATTGAAGCTGCCCGCACAAAAGGAATGAAAGTCATTACGCTGACTGGCAAAGATGGCGGCAAAATGGCAGGAACCGCAGATGTTGAAATTCGTGTGCCGCATTTTGGTTATGCAGATCGCATCCAGGAAATTCATATCAAAGTGATCCATATTTTGATTCAGTTGATTGAAAAAGAAATGGTAAGAGTCTGATTACAGATTGTCAGGTGCAGGTTAGAGGTAGGCAATGTGTGAATTACTTGGCATGAATGCCAATGTACCAACGGATATCGTTTTCAGTTTGAGTGGTCTGATCCAACGTGGCGGGAATACCGGCCCTCACAGGGACGGTTGGGGAATTACTTTCTATGAAGGGCTGGGCTACCGAACTTTCAAAGATCATCAACCCTGTTATCATTCACCTGTTGCCCGCTTTATTCAGGGTTATCCGATCAAATCAGAGGCCATTATTGCCCATATCCGTCAGGCCAACCGTGGCAATGTATCTCTGGTCAATACCCATCCATTTACACGTGAATTGTGGGGCAGACACTGGACTTACGCTCATAATGGTCAATTGAAAGGATACCGTAATCTGAAAACGGGAAATTATCGTCCGGTTGGTGAAACTGACAGTGAGCGGGCATTTTGTTGGATATTGTACCAATTATCAATCAGATATCCGAAGCGGCCTGCTAACTGGTCTGCGGTGTTCCGTTTTATTGCATCATTGGCAGATGAACTCAGGGAAAAAGGGGTGTTCAATATGCTGTTATCTGACGGGAAATTTATGATGGCCTATTGTTCGACACAATTGCATTGGATTACCCGTCGGTCACCTTTCGGTAAGGCAACATTGCTCGATCAGGATATTGAAATTGATTTTCAGCAACATACCCATCCTGATGATGTGGTATCAGTGATCGCAACTCAGCCTTTAACACATAACGAAGCCTGGAATAAAATTGAGCCGGGAAGCTATGCTTTATTTCACCTCGGTGAACGCATGCTCTGATTGATTTTGCCGAACAGGTGGAGGTGCCACGCTAACAATATATTGCCCTCTGATAACATTGACAGTAGCGGGTGTGCCGTTTTTGACAAAATATTCATAGGCAGGTTGTAACTGTTCCCAAAATGGGTAATTAGCATTATTGTGATGGCGTCTCATATTTGATGGCGTCATCCTGAAAGGGTAAATATTAATCTTGATTTCACGTTGTCCATGATGAAGTGCCCTTTCCACATATCGATATATCTCATCCATATAACGATTAGTCATGGCATAGCAGCCAATGGATTTACATTCACCATGGATCATTAAATTCTTACCAGAATAACCTCGGTATTTATCAAATTCGTTAGGAAAGCCCAAATTAATGGCCCGGTAATAGCTGCTATCCGGCTTTAACTGTTTAAGGTTGATGTGGTAAAAACCTTCCGGGCTTTTGAAATCACCGGTCAATGTCTTGGGGCCAAGACCACCGGAGTAATTGCAAACAGGATATTGTCGGGTTAGTTGATAATGCCCGGTGCTGTTTTTGGTGTAGAGTTCAAGAACTTTTTCTTCTTTGAATATTTGAATGAAGATCTCAGAGCCGAGCTGTTTTAATGGAGAGTGTTCACTTAATGAATTATTCCTTAATAATGCGCCTTTAGCCAGAGTAAAAATTGGCATATTGGTAAGAAGTAAGATGAGTGAGAAATAAATAAATTTTTCTTTCATAACATCGCTACCTAA is part of the Xenorhabdus cabanillasii genome and encodes:
- a CDS encoding MBL fold metallo-hydrolase, producing the protein MGTFAQAADLKLDVYNPGEAGIFPVSSEIISGKHEVVLIDAQFKKSDAQELVKMIQKTGKKLTTIYISQSDPDFYFGLDVITEAFPDAKVIASPETIKAIKETKDGKLIYWGGILQDQAPKKIIVPEPLKGNTFTVDGEKLIVEGLDGPAADRTFVWIPKLKAVVGGVTVSDNIHVWIADTQTKSSRQHWMQTLERIKSLKPETVVPGHYLGNSSMTLESVNFTQNYLTTLEKELPKAKDSEALISAMKKHYPNLADESSLELSAKVLKGEMKWPQ
- a CDS encoding LysR family transcriptional regulator, which produces MHVCSWRHIEIFHAVMTTKNLTDAAILLKTSQPTVSRELARFEQLLKFKLFDRIKGRLFPTAQGIRLFEEVQRSYYGLERILNTADCIRQFEYAQLSITCLPVFSQSLLPKACHSFIQSYPDAQLTIIPQESPLLEEWLSAQRYDLGLTEHMQIPAGTERETLMTLNEVCVLPANHPLTQKSRLEPEDFHGQPFISLSITDSYRQLIDAIFNKHQVSRKMIMETHSAASVCAMIREGIGISIVNPLTALDYLDKNTGLCIRPFSIEIPFTVSLIKPIHRPSSEPVAIFITHLKQQAELFPQKLALAFQH
- the lysA gene encoding diaminopimelate decarboxylase; this translates as MTKLTLTVSLGNNFTPENLFSLPAVYGTPLWIYDSAIIIKQIEQLKQFDVIRFAQKACSNTHILRLMRKQGVKVDSVSLGEIERALHAGFQPGRDKSEIVFTADLINEETLDRVIELDIPVNTGSIDMLEQIGQRQSGHPVWLRINPGFGHGHSQKTNTGGENSKHGIWFQDLPLAVEKVRQYKLNLVGLHMHIGSGVDYQHLANVCDAMVEQVVLCGVDIQAISAGGGLSIPYKIGEEVVDTDHYYSLWHEARQRIEQHLGHQIELEIEPGRFLVAEAGILMAEVRAVKSMGSRHYVLADAGFNDLMRPAMYGSYHHISVLSGNKQKSESESSERANLQETLVAGPLCESGDVFTQLEGGEVIPRMLPDVYVGDYLIFHDTGAYGASMSSNYNSRPLIPEVLLVDGEPRLIRRRQTIQELLSLEET
- the fadE gene encoding acyl-CoA dehydrogenase FadE, with the translated sequence MTVLSIILFLVLIGGLCYRKVSLTASSLLLIAYTFIMGVTGLWSYWLLLPLAIILFPLVFTPTRISLFSAPGLKAFRKVMPSMSSTEKEAIDAGTTWWEGDLFRGNPDWNKLHNYPKPQLTAEEQAFINGPVEEACRMANDFQISHELADLPPELWVYLKEHRFFAMIIKKEYGGLEFSAYAQSQVLQKLAGVSGILAITVGVPNSLGPGELLQHYGTDEQKKRYLPGLARGEEIPCFALTSPEAGSDAGAIPDTGVVCMGEWQGEQVLGMRLNWNKRYITLAPIATVLGLAFKLYDPDHLLGETESLGITCALIPTNTPGVEIGHRHFPLNIPFQNGPTRGKDIFVPIDYIIGGTKMAGQGWRMLVECLSVGRGITLPSNATGGLKSAAMAIGAYSYIRRQFKLPIGKMEGIEEPLARIAGNSYLMDAAATMITSGIMLGEKPAVLSAIVKYHCTHRGQRSIIDAMDIAGGKGICLGPSNFLARGYQGAPIAITVEGANILTRSMIIFGQGAIRCHPYVLAEIAAAEDNDVKAFDKALFGHLGHVASNTLRSLWLGITNGRTSNAPVNDATRRYYQHINRLSANLALMSDVSMGILGGSLKRRERISARLGDILSQLFLATATLKRYEDEGRQKEDLPLVQWAVEDALYQAEQALSDLLRNFPNRLVAGLMRVIIFPLGRSHIAPSDKLDHKLAQILQTPSATRDRIGRGQYLTPSEHNPHGLLEEALHDIIAAEPVHARLSREAGKNLSFTRLDQLAEKALADNKITKEEADILKRAEVSRLRSINVDEFEADAFAVPDATKKSKNQQQTEAA
- the lpcA gene encoding D-sedoheptulose 7-phosphate isomerase; this translates as MYQDLIRSELSEAAETLANFLNDNTNIEAIQKAAVLLADSFKAGGKVLSCGNGGSHCDAMHFAEELTGRYRENRPGYPGIAISDPSHLSCVSNDFGYDYVFSRYIEAVGQKGDVLLGISTSGNSGNIIKAIEAARTKGMKVITLTGKDGGKMAGTADVEIRVPHFGYADRIQEIHIKVIHILIQLIEKEMVRV
- a CDS encoding class II glutamine amidotransferase → MCELLGMNANVPTDIVFSLSGLIQRGGNTGPHRDGWGITFYEGLGYRTFKDHQPCYHSPVARFIQGYPIKSEAIIAHIRQANRGNVSLVNTHPFTRELWGRHWTYAHNGQLKGYRNLKTGNYRPVGETDSERAFCWILYQLSIRYPKRPANWSAVFRFIASLADELREKGVFNMLLSDGKFMMAYCSTQLHWITRRSPFGKATLLDQDIEIDFQQHTHPDDVVSVIATQPLTHNEAWNKIEPGSYALFHLGERML
- a CDS encoding L,D-transpeptidase family protein translates to MKEKFIYFSLILLLTNMPIFTLAKGALLRNNSLSEHSPLKQLGSEIFIQIFKEEKVLELYTKNSTGHYQLTRQYPVCNYSGGLGPKTLTGDFKSPEGFYHINLKQLKPDSSYYRAINLGFPNEFDKYRGYSGKNLMIHGECKSIGCYAMTNRYMDEIYRYVERALHHGQREIKINIYPFRMTPSNMRRHHNNANYPFWEQLQPAYEYFVKNGTPATVNVIRGQYIVSVAPPPVRQNQSEHAFTEVK